Proteins co-encoded in one Gopherus evgoodei ecotype Sinaloan lineage chromosome 4, rGopEvg1_v1.p, whole genome shotgun sequence genomic window:
- the MAPK13 gene encoding LOW QUALITY PROTEIN: mitogen-activated protein kinase 13 (The sequence of the model RefSeq protein was modified relative to this genomic sequence to represent the inferred CDS: inserted 3 bases in 3 codons; deleted 1 base in 1 codon; substituted 1 base at 1 genomic stop codon) — protein sequence MSLTRRKGFYRQEVNKTVWELPRRYTSINPVGSGAYGSVCSAIDKKTGEKVAIKKLXRPFQSEIFAKRSYRELMLLKHMQHENVIGLLDVFTSATSFSAFQDFYLVMPYMRTDLQKIMGHEXSDEKIQYLVYQMLKGLKYIHSAGIIHRDLKPGNLAVNEDCELKILDFGLXRHADAEMTGYVVTRWYRAPEVILNWMHYNQTVDIWSVGCIMAEMLTGKTLFKGKDYLDQLTQILKVNRTPREEFVQKLGASAKKYIQSLPKGSQNGLSRLFPKSQSSRXPQAVDLLDKMLQLDVEKRLTATEALAHPYFDQFRDIEEETEAQQSYDDSLEHEKLSVDEWRRHTYNEIQSFSPIARKDSKRRSGMSL from the exons ATGAGCTTAACCCGGCGCAAAGGTTTTTACAGACAGGAAGTAAACAAAACTGTCTGGGAGCTGCCCAGAAGATATACCTCCATCAACCCAGTGGGATCCGGGGCTTATGGTTCTGTCTG TTCAGCCATAGATAAGAAGACGGGGGAGAAAGTGGCCATCAAGAAGC GCCGACCCTTCCAGTCAGAGATCTTTGCCAAGAGATCATACAGGGAGCTCATGCTGCTGAAGCACATGCAACATGAGAAT GTCATTGGGTTGCTTGATGTCTTCACCTCAGCCACCTCCTTCAGTGCATTCCAGGACTT CTATCTGGTGATGCCATACATGCGGACAGATTTACAAAAGATCATGGGACATG TCAGTGATGAAAAGATCCAGTACCTGGTCTATCAAATGCTGAAAGGTTTGAAG TACATTCATTCTGCTGGAATCATTCACCGG GACCTGAAGCCAGGCAATCTTGCTGTGAACGAAGACTGTGAACTAAAG ATCTTGGACTTTGGCT GCAGACACGCAGATGCTGAGATGACTGGCTACGTTGTGACGCGTTGGTACAGAGCACCAGAAGTCATTCTGAACTGGATGCATTATAATCAGACCG TGGACATCTGGTCTGTTGGTTGTATCATGGCAGAAATGCTGACTGGGAAAACCCTGTTTAAAGGAAAAGATT ATCTAGATCAGCTGACCCAGATCTTGAAA GTAAACCGGACTCCCAGAGAGGAGTTTGTGCAGAAACTGGGAGCAAGCG ctaAGAAGTATATCCAGTCCCTTCCCAAGGGTTCCCAAAATGGATTATCCCGGCTTTTCCCCAAAAGCCAATCCTCTAGGTAA CCCCAAG CGGTGGACCTGCTCGACAAGATGCTGCAGCTGGATGTGGAAAAGCGTCTCACAGCCACAGAAGCTTTGGCCCATCCATATTTTGACCAATTCCGAGACATTGAGGAGGAGACGGAGGCCCAGCAGTCCTACGACGATTCCTTGGAGCATGAGAAGCTTTCTGTAGATGAGTGGAGAA GGCATACATACAATGAGATTCAGTCCTTCAGTCCGATTGCCCGGAAGGACTCCAAGAGGCGGAGTGGTATGTCATTGTAG